From the genome of Cedecea lapagei, one region includes:
- the menD gene encoding 2-succinyl-5-enolpyruvyl-6-hydroxy-3-cyclohexene-1-carboxylic-acid synthase, translating into MSISSFNRRWAGVILEALTRHGVRHVCIAPGSRSTPLTLSAAENRSFICHTHFDERGLGHLALGLAKASGQPVAVIVTSGTAVANLYPAVIEAGLTGEKLILLTADRPPELIGCGANQAIHQPGLFSSHPADALNLPRPTHDIPASWLVSAVDSAVGQLSGGALHINCPFAEPLYGAPDDTGLDWQNRLEGWWEDSAPWLREVHENAVPKQRDWFFWRQKRGVVVAGRLSASEGEQVAAWAQMLGWPLIGDVLSQTGQPLPCADLWLSNSQAVTCLEQAQIVIQFGASLTGKRVLQWQAACRPEEYWLVDKQPGRLDPANHRGRRLVAGVEAWLEKHPAEKRLPWAEALISLAWKTLEEVEHGTLTFGEAQVAQRLPQLLPEGGQLFVGNSLIVRLIDAFAQLPAGYPVYSNRGASGIDGLLSTAAGVQRATARSTLAIVGDISALYDLNALALLRHASAPFVLLVVNNNGGQIFSLLPTPAEERERFYCMPQNVNFSHAAAMFELGYQNPESWQALEEAVKRAWLRPGATIIEITVPETDGAQTLQHLLAQVSQA; encoded by the coding sequence ATGTCGATAAGCTCATTTAACCGCCGCTGGGCGGGCGTCATACTCGAAGCATTAACCCGGCACGGGGTGCGGCACGTGTGTATCGCCCCCGGCTCCCGCTCCACGCCGCTGACCCTCAGCGCGGCGGAAAATCGCAGTTTTATTTGTCACACTCATTTTGATGAACGCGGGCTGGGTCACCTGGCGCTTGGGCTGGCGAAAGCCAGCGGACAGCCGGTGGCTGTCATCGTCACTTCCGGTACCGCGGTCGCCAATCTTTATCCCGCCGTCATTGAAGCCGGACTGACCGGTGAAAAGCTGATTTTACTGACGGCCGACCGCCCGCCTGAGCTTATCGGCTGCGGCGCAAACCAGGCGATTCACCAGCCGGGGCTGTTTAGCTCCCATCCCGCCGATGCGCTTAATCTGCCTCGCCCTACCCACGATATTCCCGCCAGCTGGCTGGTCTCTGCGGTCGACAGCGCCGTCGGGCAGCTTAGCGGCGGCGCGCTGCACATCAATTGTCCTTTTGCCGAACCGCTTTACGGCGCGCCCGACGATACCGGCCTTGACTGGCAAAACAGGCTGGAAGGCTGGTGGGAAGATAGCGCCCCCTGGCTGCGTGAGGTCCACGAAAATGCGGTGCCGAAGCAAAGAGACTGGTTTTTCTGGCGGCAAAAGCGAGGCGTGGTGGTTGCCGGGCGGCTTTCTGCCAGCGAAGGCGAACAGGTGGCGGCCTGGGCACAAATGCTTGGCTGGCCGCTCATCGGCGACGTGCTTTCGCAAACCGGCCAGCCGCTGCCTTGTGCGGATCTGTGGCTCAGCAATAGCCAGGCTGTCACCTGCCTTGAGCAGGCGCAAATCGTTATCCAGTTTGGCGCCAGCCTGACCGGCAAACGCGTTCTCCAGTGGCAGGCCGCCTGTCGGCCAGAAGAGTACTGGCTGGTCGATAAGCAGCCCGGACGACTAGACCCGGCAAACCATCGTGGTCGTCGCCTTGTGGCCGGAGTTGAAGCCTGGCTTGAAAAGCATCCGGCAGAAAAACGCCTTCCCTGGGCCGAAGCGTTAATCTCTCTGGCCTGGAAAACGCTGGAAGAGGTGGAGCACGGCACCCTTACCTTTGGCGAGGCGCAGGTTGCCCAGCGCCTGCCGCAGCTGCTGCCGGAGGGCGGCCAGCTGTTTGTTGGCAACAGCTTAATTGTGCGTTTAATCGATGCCTTCGCGCAGCTTCCGGCCGGGTATCCGGTGTACAGCAACCGGGGAGCAAGCGGCATTGACGGTCTGCTCTCGACCGCGGCAGGCGTTCAGCGGGCAACGGCGCGGTCAACGCTCGCTATAGTCGGAGATATTTCGGCTCTTTACGATCTCAATGCCCTGGCGCTGCTGCGCCACGCATCGGCGCCGTTTGTGCTGCTGGTGGTCAACAACAACGGCGGCCAGATCTTCTCGCTGCTTCCTACGCCCGCAGAAGAGCGGGAGCGCTTTTACTGTATGCCGCAAAACGTGAATTTTTCCCACGCCGCCGCTATGTTCGAGCTGGGTTACCAAAATCCGGAAAGCTGGCAGGCGCTGGAGGAGGCGGTGAAGCGTGCCTGGCTGCGTCCAGGCGCCACGATAATTGAAATCACCGTGCCGGAAACTGACGGCGCCCAGACGCTACAGCACCTGCTGGCTCAGGTCAGCCAGGCATGA
- the menH gene encoding 2-succinyl-6-hydroxy-2,4-cyclohexadiene-1-carboxylate synthase produces the protein MILHAVPYLGRRSDLPWIVWLHGFLGSHREWWAFEQDFHDWPQLRVDLPGHGGSADVQVQDFAGVDSALRNTLEHYGIKSYWLVGYSLGGRIAMYHASRPEPKGLRGLVVEGAHPGLIGDAQREARALNDARWAQRLRQENVQSVLNDWYRQPVFRSLNRQQRAELVSLRAQNNPTALARMLDATSLACQPDLREPLSQLAVPFHYFCGERDDKFRAVAAELGCSLALISGAGHNAHRESPAAFSAALLTLFRHYDL, from the coding sequence ATGATCCTTCATGCCGTGCCGTATCTGGGCCGCCGTTCAGACTTGCCGTGGATAGTCTGGCTGCATGGTTTTCTCGGCAGCCATCGTGAATGGTGGGCGTTTGAGCAGGATTTTCACGACTGGCCTCAGCTAAGGGTAGATCTGCCCGGCCACGGCGGTTCCGCCGATGTCCAGGTGCAGGACTTTGCCGGGGTCGATAGCGCCTTACGAAATACCCTTGAGCATTACGGTATCAAAAGCTATTGGCTTGTAGGTTATTCCCTGGGCGGCCGCATCGCGATGTATCACGCCAGTCGGCCAGAACCGAAAGGGCTACGTGGGCTGGTTGTTGAAGGCGCTCATCCCGGCCTGATTGGCGACGCACAACGTGAGGCGAGGGCGCTGAACGATGCCCGCTGGGCGCAGCGTTTAAGGCAGGAAAATGTCCAGAGCGTGCTTAACGACTGGTACCGGCAGCCGGTTTTTCGCTCGCTCAACCGCCAGCAGCGTGCCGAACTGGTTTCCCTGCGTGCGCAAAATAATCCAACGGCGCTGGCCCGGATGCTTGATGCGACTTCACTTGCCTGCCAGCCTGACTTACGCGAGCCGCTTAGCCAGCTTGCCGTTCCTTTTCATTATTTTTGCGGTGAACGAGACGATAAGTTTCGCGCCGTCGCAGCGGAGCTTGGCTGTTCTCTTGCACTGATTTCTGGCGCCGGACATAACGCACATCGGGAATCTCCCGCTGCGTTTAGCGCCGCGCTGTTAACCCTCTTTCGTCACTATGACCTGTAA
- the menB gene encoding 1,4-dihydroxy-2-naphthoyl-CoA synthase — MIYPDEQMLYAPIEWLDCSEGYTDIRYHKSSDGIAKITINRPEVRNAFRPLTVKEMINALADARYDDNIGTIILTGEGEKAFCAGGDQKVRGDYGGYQDASGVHHLNVLDFQRQIRTCPKPVVAMVAGFSIGGGHVLHMMCDLTIAAENAVFGQTGPKVGSFDGGWGASYMARIVGQKKAREIWFLCRQYDAKEALDMGLVNTVVPVADLEKETVRWCREMLQNSPMALRCLKAALNADCDGQAGLQELAGNATMLFYMTEEGQEGRNAFNQKRQPDFSKFKRNP; from the coding sequence ATGATTTATCCTGATGAACAAATGCTTTACGCCCCGATTGAATGGCTGGATTGCTCTGAAGGCTACACCGACATTCGCTATCATAAATCCAGCGACGGTATCGCCAAAATCACCATTAACCGCCCGGAAGTGCGTAATGCGTTTCGTCCGCTGACCGTCAAAGAGATGATTAACGCCCTGGCCGACGCTCGCTATGACGACAATATCGGCACCATTATTCTGACCGGTGAAGGGGAAAAAGCCTTCTGTGCGGGCGGCGACCAGAAAGTTCGCGGCGACTACGGCGGCTATCAGGACGCAAGCGGCGTCCATCACCTGAACGTGCTCGACTTCCAGCGCCAGATTCGCACCTGCCCTAAACCGGTTGTGGCGATGGTGGCGGGCTTTTCCATCGGCGGCGGCCACGTGCTGCACATGATGTGTGACCTGACCATCGCGGCTGAAAACGCCGTCTTCGGTCAGACTGGCCCGAAAGTAGGCTCTTTCGACGGTGGTTGGGGCGCTTCCTACATGGCACGCATCGTAGGCCAGAAAAAGGCTCGCGAGATCTGGTTCCTGTGCCGCCAGTATGATGCAAAAGAGGCGCTCGATATGGGGCTGGTGAATACCGTTGTGCCGGTTGCCGATCTGGAAAAAGAGACCGTGCGCTGGTGCCGCGAAATGCTGCAGAACAGCCCGATGGCGCTGCGCTGCCTGAAAGCTGCCCTGAATGCCGACTGTGACGGCCAGGCCGGGCTGCAGGAGCTGGCGGGTAACGCCACAATGCTCTTCTACATGACCGAAGAGGGTCAGGAAGGCCGCAACGCGTTTAACCAAAAACGTCAGCCGGACTTCAGCAAATTTAAACGGAATCCATAA